Proteins encoded in a region of the Mesoflavibacter profundi genome:
- a CDS encoding sterol desaturase family protein translates to METILNYFETIPSTHRSILLIGGITLFWVLEGIVPLVNFKYKKWQHAVPNLFFTLTTIIINFALAGLLVFTALWVKQNNFGIINWLPEMPLWLYALLGVLLLDFFGAYLAHYVEHKVKPLWMIHLVHHSDHNVDTTTANRHHPLESFIRFAFTLFGVFIVGTPIAIVFLYQSLSLVATQFTHANIKMSKRVDKIISYVLISPDMHKIHHHYKLPYTDSNYGNIFSVWDRIFGTYMYMDREDVVYGVDTFPNEKENASLKHLLKQPFHKYRKPTTL, encoded by the coding sequence ATGGAAACTATTTTAAATTATTTTGAAACTATACCATCTACTCACAGAAGTATTTTACTAATTGGAGGAATTACCTTGTTTTGGGTTTTAGAAGGTATTGTACCGTTAGTCAATTTTAAATATAAAAAATGGCAGCATGCTGTACCTAATTTGTTTTTTACATTAACCACAATTATTATAAATTTTGCATTAGCAGGTTTGTTAGTGTTTACTGCGCTTTGGGTAAAGCAAAATAATTTTGGAATTATTAATTGGTTACCAGAAATGCCTTTATGGTTATATGCCTTACTTGGAGTTTTATTATTAGATTTTTTTGGTGCGTATTTAGCACATTATGTAGAGCATAAGGTAAAACCTTTATGGATGATACATCTAGTACATCATTCGGATCATAATGTAGATACAACAACTGCAAATAGACATCATCCTTTAGAAAGTTTTATAAGATTTGCTTTTACACTTTTTGGTGTTTTTATTGTAGGTACACCAATCGCAATTGTGTTTTTGTACCAATCATTATCATTAGTAGCAACACAATTTACACATGCAAATATTAAAATGTCTAAACGAGTAGATAAAATAATTAGTTATGTGTTAATTTCTCCAGACATGCATAAAATTCATCATCACTACAAGTTACCTTATACAGATTCTAATTACGGTAATATCTTTTCTGTTTGGGACAGGATTTTTGGGACGTATATGTATATGGACAGAGAAGATGTTGTTTACGGTGTAGATACGTTTCCTAACGAAAAAGAAAACGCAAGTTTAAAACATCTATTAAAGCAACCATTTCATAAATATAGAAAACCTACTACGCTATAA
- a CDS encoding class I SAM-dependent methyltransferase — MKDLFGKALLDYHNGNYTEDIITSTNISDEDDLPLPYLFRSFKDMPKLEQKALKLAKGNTLDVGCGAGSHSLYLQQKGIEVKAIDISKGAVEVAKQRGVLNIEYKSILDETETFDTILLLMNGTGIFQTLNQVSKYLLHLKSILNENGQILIDSSDIKYMYLDEDGGFWQDMNANYYGELDYYISYKGEKETPMKWLYLDFNLLDTACKAVGLKCKMLAEGEHYDYLAKLFI, encoded by the coding sequence ATGAAAGACCTTTTTGGTAAAGCCTTACTAGACTATCATAACGGTAATTATACCGAAGACATTATTACCTCAACTAACATATCTGATGAAGACGATTTACCGCTTCCTTATCTTTTTAGAAGCTTTAAAGACATGCCTAAATTAGAGCAAAAAGCATTAAAATTAGCCAAAGGAAACACGCTTGATGTTGGTTGTGGCGCAGGTAGCCATAGTTTGTATTTGCAACAAAAGGGAATTGAAGTTAAAGCAATAGACATCTCTAAAGGCGCAGTAGAAGTTGCAAAACAAAGAGGCGTTTTAAATATTGAGTATAAATCTATTTTAGACGAAACCGAAACCTTTGATACCATTTTATTACTTATGAATGGTACTGGCATTTTTCAGACCTTAAATCAAGTATCTAAATACCTTTTACACTTAAAATCTATTTTAAATGAAAACGGACAAATCTTAATTGATTCTAGTGATATAAAGTATATGTACTTAGATGAAGATGGTGGATTTTGGCAAGATATGAACGCGAATTATTATGGCGAATTAGATTATTACATTTCTTATAAAGGTGAAAAAGAAACACCAATGAAATGGCTTTACCTTGACTTTAACTTGTTAGACACTGCTTGTAAAGCTGTTGGTTTAAAATGCAAAATGCTCGCAGAAGGCGAGCATTATGATTATTTAGCTAAGCTTTTTATTTAA
- a CDS encoding YkgJ family cysteine cluster protein, giving the protein MQEFINNLPKLAKDKHKENKNFFKKLKKKPPKQLDYIMQELHEAEFERTDCLDCANCCKTTGPLFTNKDVERIAKHFKMKPQQFIDTYLRIDEDNDYVLQSVPCTFLGADNYCSIYNVRPKACAEFPHTDRKKFQQISNLTMKNVAICPAAYNIVEAMKKRINL; this is encoded by the coding sequence ATGCAAGAGTTTATAAATAACCTTCCAAAGCTTGCCAAAGATAAGCATAAGGAAAATAAAAACTTTTTTAAAAAGTTAAAAAAGAAACCACCAAAACAGTTGGATTACATCATGCAAGAGTTGCATGAAGCCGAGTTTGAACGCACAGATTGCTTAGATTGTGCTAATTGTTGCAAAACTACAGGTCCGTTATTTACCAATAAAGATGTAGAGCGTATTGCAAAGCATTTTAAAATGAAACCGCAACAGTTTATAGATACGTATTTGCGCATTGATGAAGATAACGATTACGTCTTACAAAGTGTACCATGTACGTTTTTAGGTGCCGATAATTATTGTTCTATTTATAATGTTAGACCTAAGGCTTGTGCCGAATTTCCGCATACGGATAGAAAAAAGTTTCAGCAAATATCAAATTTAACGATGAAAAATGTAGCTATTTGTCCTGCTGCGTATAATATAGTTGAAGCAATGAAAAAGCGTATTAATCTATAA
- a CDS encoding TonB-dependent receptor — MFNNKKQIILLFLSLITTVMLFSQERDQDTINTDVIDVIKPYTPTVSDAFKVKETPTLDDAETGAKKEVQYNIFSFPVASTFTPAKGKAAVVDKAKKVKLYDNYASLGVGTYTTILGEVFLNHAIGRDQSLSAHIAHQSSQGDVEDVLTESGFSDSKLNLSYTNRGRDFTWTALGGFNYQTYNWYGLQQPTFDQTTADGLDVGHSFYTAHVGGDINFEDAIVNDGSVLFRRFGDDYSSGENRFKADVNGTFTIQDLDINTGVFVDYLSGSFDRDYYSPTELNYGNFQVGVNPKLQLKQDDLTVDLGLKAVYFNNTEASDSKFFIYPDIAASYKLVDEILIVFAGVKGGLIQNNYHDFAQENPFVSPNLFIVPTDQQYNAFGGLRGKLSSNTSYTISGRYQAEKNKALFVNNDVLATDQPYTYGNSFGVTYDNVNTFSVAGEVNVDVNRNFTLGLKAEYFTYDVNSEEEAWNLPDIEASLFLDYQIDDHWFAGANLFYVGERKDRAYLTTFPLISYQAITLDSYIDANAHVGYHVTDRWSVFAKANNIASQNYNKWQNTPVQGIQFLAGATYKFDFD, encoded by the coding sequence ATGTTTAATAACAAAAAGCAAATCATATTACTGTTTTTATCACTGATAACAACCGTAATGTTATTTTCTCAAGAAAGAGATCAAGACACTATAAATACAGACGTTATAGATGTAATAAAGCCATATACGCCAACTGTTTCGGATGCATTTAAAGTCAAAGAAACGCCAACGTTAGATGATGCCGAAACTGGTGCGAAAAAAGAAGTGCAATACAATATTTTTTCGTTTCCTGTAGCGTCAACATTTACACCTGCAAAAGGTAAAGCAGCAGTTGTTGATAAAGCAAAAAAAGTGAAATTATACGATAACTATGCTAGTTTAGGTGTTGGGACTTATACAACTATTCTTGGCGAAGTATTTTTAAATCATGCAATTGGACGTGATCAATCTTTAAGCGCTCATATTGCACATCAATCGTCTCAAGGCGATGTAGAAGATGTGTTGACAGAAAGTGGTTTTTCAGATTCTAAATTAAATTTAAGTTATACCAATCGTGGTCGTGATTTTACTTGGACGGCTTTAGGTGGATTTAATTACCAAACTTACAATTGGTATGGTTTACAACAACCAACTTTTGATCAAACAACTGCAGATGGATTGGACGTTGGTCATTCTTTTTACACTGCGCATGTTGGTGGCGATATTAATTTTGAAGATGCAATTGTTAATGATGGAAGTGTGTTGTTTAGACGATTTGGAGACGATTACAGTTCTGGAGAAAATAGATTTAAAGCCGATGTAAACGGTACATTTACTATTCAAGATTTAGATATAAACACAGGTGTTTTTGTAGATTATTTAAGCGGAAGTTTTGATCGCGATTACTACTCGCCAACCGAATTAAACTATGGTAATTTTCAAGTTGGTGTCAATCCAAAATTACAACTTAAGCAAGACGATTTAACGGTAGATTTAGGTTTAAAAGCAGTTTATTTTAATAATACAGAAGCTAGTGATAGTAAGTTTTTTATCTATCCAGATATTGCAGCAAGTTATAAATTAGTAGACGAAATTTTAATCGTTTTTGCAGGAGTAAAAGGAGGATTAATACAAAATAACTATCATGATTTTGCACAAGAAAATCCGTTTGTGTCACCAAATTTATTTATTGTTCCTACAGATCAGCAATACAATGCATTTGGAGGATTAAGAGGAAAATTATCTAGCAATACAAGTTATACGATTAGCGGAAGATACCAAGCTGAAAAAAATAAAGCTTTATTTGTAAATAATGATGTGTTGGCAACAGACCAACCATATACTTACGGAAATTCTTTTGGTGTAACTTATGATAATGTAAACACGTTTAGCGTTGCAGGTGAAGTAAATGTAGACGTAAATAGAAACTTTACCTTAGGTTTAAAAGCCGAGTATTTTACTTACGATGTTAATAGTGAAGAAGAAGCTTGGAATTTACCAGATATTGAAGCGTCTTTATTTTTAGATTACCAAATAGACGATCATTGGTTTGCAGGTGCTAATTTATTTTATGTAGGAGAACGTAAAGATAGAGCGTATCTAACAACATTTCCTTTAATTTCATATCAAGCAATTACATTGGATAGTTATATAGATGCTAATGCACATGTTGGTTATCACGTAACAGATCGATGGTCAGTTTTTGCCAAAGCAAATAATATCGCATCCCAAAATTATAATAAGTGGCAAAATACACCAGTTCAAGGTATACAGTTTTTAGCTGGTGCTACTTACAAGTTTGATTTTGATTAG
- a CDS encoding tetratricopeptide repeat protein, protein MLVKKQLTFLVVFLFSVMMMAQQTAIYTSPLTDYQKALQLFNNQQYLAAQTLFSQVKKQTDNPNIESDCAFYIANSAIRLNQQGADTMMENFVENYPTSTKKNTAFLDVADYYFENGKYAYAQKWYEKVDEASMSRADREKFNFNNGYASFVTKNYNDAKKYLTRVETSQKYGSQAKYYLGFMSYQGDDYDSANKYFDQVSDDEKYKEKLSYYQADLNFKLGKFEKAIELAKEKLPTSDRNEISELNKIIGESYFNLEKYSEAIPYLKEYQGRKGKWSNTDYYQLGYAYYKQKDYDSAISEFNKIVSANNSVAQNAYYHLGESYVHVGKKQEALNAFRNASQMDYDLKIQEDAWLNYAKISYEIGNAYQSVPQVLTGYLEKYPDTQYKDEVETLLIDSYITSKNYKEALELLKNKKSFESKVAYQKVAFYRGLELYNEGNYQDAKDLFEKSLSEQQDQTFTARATFWNAETDYNLSDYNEALIGFKQFEQQTEASSTAEYTNLDYNIAYTYFKQKKYSEATQYFNSFISKHKEDKVRLNDAYLRLADGYFVSSRYTDAISAYEKAIAVGQLENDYAFFQKAMSYGYISQDAKKRSELEQFISTYKNSKLRDDAMYALGDSYVKSGDDAKAIQTFDRLISEYKTSPFNSKAQLRQGLVFYNKNDNQRALTKLKAVAENYPNSAEANQAVSTARLIYIDLGQVDAYAAWVNTLDYVEVTNADLDNDTYEAAEKQFLDNNTNAAIKQFNNYLNQFPNGLHANSAHFYLAQMYFKKDLPDNAKPHFEYVVNQSQSEFTEEALLRLSQIQLNQKDWNAAIPTLKRLEAESNFPQNSLFAQSNLMQANYQLEQYSQAVAYAEKVLANTNLDNKIKSDAYVIIARSAIKTNDEAKAKTAYQNVEATATGETAAEALYYSAYFKNKEGDYEASNAVAQRLAKDYSGYKYYGAKGLIVMAKNFYALGDAFQATYILESVIKNFSNFEDVKMEAETELATIKAEEAKTNSSVITED, encoded by the coding sequence ATGTTAGTAAAAAAACAGCTCACCTTTTTAGTGGTTTTTCTATTTTCGGTAATGATGATGGCGCAACAAACAGCCATTTATACAAGTCCTTTAACCGATTATCAAAAAGCACTTCAACTATTTAATAATCAGCAATATTTAGCAGCGCAAACCTTGTTTAGTCAGGTTAAAAAGCAAACCGATAATCCAAATATTGAAAGTGATTGTGCTTTCTATATTGCTAATTCAGCAATTAGATTAAACCAGCAAGGCGCAGATACGATGATGGAAAATTTTGTTGAAAATTATCCAACAAGCACTAAAAAGAATACAGCATTTTTAGATGTAGCCGATTATTATTTTGAAAACGGAAAATACGCTTACGCTCAAAAATGGTACGAAAAAGTAGACGAAGCGTCTATGAGTAGAGCAGACCGAGAAAAATTCAATTTTAATAATGGTTACGCTTCATTTGTAACCAAAAATTATAACGATGCTAAAAAGTATTTAACGCGTGTAGAGACGTCACAAAAATATGGTTCTCAAGCAAAATACTATCTTGGTTTCATGTCTTATCAAGGTGATGATTATGATAGCGCCAACAAGTATTTTGATCAAGTTAGTGATGACGAAAAGTACAAAGAAAAGCTAAGCTATTATCAAGCCGATTTAAATTTTAAACTAGGTAAGTTTGAAAAAGCGATAGAATTAGCTAAAGAAAAACTGCCAACTAGTGATAGAAATGAAATTTCTGAACTTAATAAAATTATAGGCGAAAGCTATTTCAACTTAGAAAAATACAGCGAAGCTATTCCGTATTTAAAAGAATACCAAGGTAGAAAAGGTAAGTGGAGCAATACCGATTATTACCAATTAGGTTACGCATATTACAAGCAAAAAGATTACGACAGTGCGATTTCAGAATTTAATAAAATTGTAAGCGCAAATAATAGCGTTGCCCAAAATGCTTACTATCATTTAGGTGAAAGTTACGTGCATGTTGGTAAAAAGCAAGAAGCATTAAACGCTTTTAGAAATGCATCTCAAATGGATTACGATTTAAAAATTCAGGAAGATGCTTGGTTAAATTATGCTAAAATTAGTTACGAGATTGGTAACGCTTACCAATCGGTACCACAAGTTTTGACAGGTTATTTAGAAAAATATCCTGATACGCAATATAAAGATGAAGTAGAAACACTTTTAATAGACTCTTACATTACGTCTAAAAATTACAAAGAAGCGTTAGAACTATTAAAAAACAAAAAGAGTTTTGAGAGTAAAGTAGCATATCAAAAAGTAGCATTTTATCGTGGTTTAGAATTGTATAATGAAGGAAATTACCAAGACGCAAAAGACCTTTTTGAAAAATCATTAAGCGAGCAACAAGACCAAACGTTTACAGCGCGAGCAACATTTTGGAACGCCGAAACCGATTATAATTTAAGTGATTACAACGAAGCTTTAATTGGTTTTAAACAGTTTGAACAACAAACTGAAGCATCTTCAACTGCAGAATACACTAACTTAGATTACAACATTGCTTATACCTATTTTAAGCAAAAAAAATATAGTGAAGCGACGCAGTATTTCAACAGTTTTATCTCAAAACACAAAGAAGATAAAGTAAGATTGAATGATGCTTACTTGCGTTTAGCCGATGGTTATTTTGTGTCAAGTCGTTATACAGATGCTATTTCGGCTTACGAAAAAGCAATTGCTGTTGGACAATTAGAAAACGATTATGCGTTCTTTCAAAAAGCGATGAGTTATGGTTACATAAGCCAAGATGCTAAAAAAAGAAGTGAGTTAGAGCAATTTATTTCAACCTATAAAAATTCTAAATTACGTGATGATGCGATGTACGCTTTAGGAGATTCTTATGTAAAATCTGGTGACGATGCTAAAGCAATTCAAACCTTTGATCGCTTAATTTCAGAGTACAAAACAAGTCCGTTTAACAGCAAAGCACAATTGCGTCAAGGATTAGTGTTTTACAATAAAAATGATAACCAACGCGCATTGACTAAGTTAAAAGCTGTGGCAGAGAATTATCCTAATTCGGCAGAAGCCAATCAAGCGGTTTCTACAGCACGTTTAATCTACATAGATTTAGGTCAGGTAGATGCTTATGCAGCTTGGGTAAATACTTTGGATTATGTAGAAGTTACAAATGCCGATTTAGATAATGACACTTACGAAGCTGCTGAAAAACAGTTTTTAGACAACAATACCAATGCAGCGATTAAGCAGTTTAATAACTATTTAAACCAATTTCCTAATGGATTACATGCCAATTCAGCACATTTTTATTTGGCGCAAATGTATTTTAAAAAGGACTTGCCAGATAATGCAAAACCACATTTTGAATATGTTGTTAATCAATCGCAAAGCGAATTTACAGAAGAAGCTTTGCTGCGTTTATCACAAATTCAGTTAAACCAAAAAGATTGGAATGCAGCAATACCAACGTTAAAACGTTTGGAAGCCGAATCTAATTTTCCGCAAAACTCTCTGTTTGCACAGTCTAATTTAATGCAAGCCAATTATCAATTAGAGCAATATAGTCAAGCAGTCGCTTACGCGGAAAAAGTACTTGCTAACACCAATTTAGATAACAAAATTAAAAGTGATGCTTACGTCATTATTGCACGTTCTGCAATCAAAACAAATGATGAAGCTAAAGCTAAAACAGCATATCAAAACGTTGAAGCAACTGCAACAGGAGAAACTGCTGCAGAAGCTTTGTACTATAGCGCTTATTTTAAAAACAAAGAAGGCGATTATGAAGCGTCTAACGCAGTAGCACAGCGATTAGCTAAAGATTATTCGGGTTACAAATATTACGGAGCAAAAGGTTTAATCGTTATGGCAAAGAATTTTTACGCTTTAGGCGATGCGTTTCAAGCGACTTACATTTTAGAAAGTGTGATTAAAAACTTCAGCAACTTTGAAGATGTAAAAATGGAAGCCGAAACCGAATTAGCAACTATAAAAGCAGAAGAAGCTAAAACAAATTCTTCTGTAATTACCGAAGATTAA
- a CDS encoding DUF7619 domain-containing protein, with product MKKIYLSFLLILNIYTIQAQIVNIPDANFKNALLNNYPVIDTNGDGEIQTYEAEVINYLNVENKNISDLSGIEAFINLTNLQVRSNNLVNLDVSNNMQLFNLDCSYNQITNLTLGNNLNLKKIFCNNNMLSSIDLTSVINLEELTIYANSLTSLNVSNNSNLKDLTAYGNSLNSINLNGASAIEYLSVSDNQLSSLDLSSNVNLIEMNCNFNLLTAINFGNLSQLTYLNVSNNLLQNLNINNLIVLEDLYATNNQLNFLDVSGNNFLDRLFLNYNSFSDINSIINNTNSITLLNVSDNQIVSLDVTGNSSITKLYLNNNLLNDFTSNNTVEWLELKNNQFVSLDLSENNESLSRIVLSDNSNLSYINLKNSFNNNFFYIDSYNTYQNLSNLEAVCLDDINSSLAGWIQQQNSQSIIFTEYCSFTPGGDYYEVQGQVSIDLDNNGCDVGDEIYPNLNIQIDNGSEVDSFYSSDSGIYYMPIQSGNYTITPQLENPVYFSVNPISNIVNFPSDVSPSSQDYCITPNGNYNDLEVVIVPLEAARPGFDTDYKIVFKNKGTTTLSGILNLTYDDNHMDLVTVNPIADSQSTGVLSFNYNLLLPFETREITFTMNLNTPTDVSYPLLGDDVLNFLATITPVDSDETPLDNTFALDQIVVNSYDPNDKTCLEGETIDISRVGEFIHYLIRFENTGTANAVNIVVKDVIDASKYDISSLVPLDASHNFYTRIRNGNEVEFIFENIQLPYDDANNDGHVLFKIKTESSLVVGDTFTNQAEIYFDFNAPIVTNNEITTVVEDNLSVQSYDLINKVKVFPNPTNNNIFIEAIKGVEIYTIEVIDISGKELLRLKNVNNCNLLGLTSGIYFLKIQTNKGEVNKKIIKK from the coding sequence ATGAAAAAAATCTACTTGTCCTTTTTGTTAATTCTTAATATATACACAATACAAGCCCAAATAGTTAATATTCCAGATGCAAATTTTAAGAATGCTTTACTTAATAATTATCCTGTTATAGATACTAACGGTGACGGAGAAATACAAACCTATGAGGCTGAGGTAATAAACTATTTGAATGTAGAAAATAAAAACATCTCTGATTTATCAGGAATAGAGGCTTTTATTAATCTAACTAATTTACAAGTCAGATCAAACAATTTAGTAAATTTAGATGTTAGTAATAATATGCAATTATTTAATTTAGATTGTTCATATAATCAAATTACAAATCTCACTTTAGGTAATAATCTTAACTTAAAAAAAATATTTTGTAATAACAATATGTTATCTTCAATAGACTTGACATCTGTTATAAATCTAGAAGAATTAACGATTTATGCAAATAGTTTAACAAGTTTAAATGTTAGTAATAATTCAAATCTAAAGGATCTTACTGCATATGGGAATTCTTTAAATAGTATAAATTTAAATGGAGCTTCAGCTATCGAGTATCTTAGTGTTTCAGATAATCAATTGTCTTCTCTAGATTTAAGTTCAAATGTAAATTTGATAGAAATGAATTGTAATTTTAATTTATTGACAGCAATTAATTTTGGTAATTTAAGCCAGCTTACATATTTAAATGTTAGCAATAATTTATTGCAAAATTTAAATATTAATAATTTGATAGTTCTTGAAGATTTATATGCTACAAATAATCAATTGAATTTTTTAGATGTGAGTGGTAATAATTTTCTAGATAGGTTATTTTTAAATTATAATTCTTTTTCAGATATTAACTCAATTATTAATAATACAAATTCTATCACACTCTTAAATGTTTCTGATAATCAGATAGTAAGCTTAGATGTGACAGGCAATTCTTCTATTACTAAGCTTTATTTAAATAATAATTTATTGAACGACTTTACTAGTAATAATACTGTAGAATGGTTAGAGTTAAAGAATAATCAATTTGTTTCCTTAGATTTAAGTGAAAATAATGAAAGTTTAAGTAGAATAGTTTTAAGTGATAATTCAAACCTTAGTTATATAAATCTTAAAAATAGTTTCAATAATAATTTTTTCTATATTGATTCTTACAATACCTATCAAAACTTATCTAATTTAGAAGCTGTCTGTTTGGATGATATTAATAGTAGTCTTGCTGGATGGATTCAACAACAAAATTCTCAATCTATAATTTTTACAGAGTATTGTTCATTTACTCCTGGAGGTGACTATTATGAAGTTCAAGGACAAGTTAGTATCGATTTGGATAATAATGGTTGTGATGTTGGAGATGAGATTTATCCTAATTTAAATATTCAAATAGATAATGGTTCAGAAGTAGATTCGTTTTACAGTTCTGATTCAGGAATATATTATATGCCTATACAATCAGGTAACTATACTATAACACCTCAATTAGAAAACCCTGTTTATTTTTCAGTAAATCCAATATCCAATATTGTAAACTTTCCTTCAGATGTAAGCCCTTCTAGCCAAGATTACTGTATTACACCAAATGGTAATTATAATGATTTAGAAGTTGTTATAGTTCCATTAGAGGCAGCAAGACCTGGTTTTGATACTGATTATAAAATTGTATTTAAAAATAAAGGTACAACAACTTTATCAGGGATATTAAATTTAACTTATGATGATAATCATATGGATTTAGTGACAGTTAATCCTATTGCAGATAGCCAGTCTACTGGTGTTTTGTCGTTTAATTATAATTTGTTACTTCCTTTTGAAACAAGAGAGATTACCTTTACAATGAACCTAAATACCCCAACAGACGTTAGTTATCCTTTGTTAGGTGATGATGTTTTAAACTTTTTAGCAACTATAACTCCAGTAGATTCAGATGAAACACCACTGGACAATACATTTGCTTTAGATCAAATAGTAGTGAATTCTTATGATCCAAATGACAAAACTTGTTTAGAAGGAGAAACAATTGATATTAGTAGAGTAGGAGAATTTATTCATTACTTAATAAGATTTGAAAATACAGGTACAGCAAATGCTGTTAATATTGTTGTTAAAGATGTTATAGATGCCTCAAAATATGATATTTCATCATTAGTACCTTTAGATGCTAGTCATAATTTTTATACAAGAATAAGAAATGGTAATGAAGTTGAATTTATTTTTGAAAATATACAGTTACCATATGACGATGCTAACAATGATGGTCATGTATTGTTTAAAATAAAAACTGAATCAAGTTTGGTTGTAGGTGATACTTTCACTAATCAAGCAGAAATATACTTTGATTTTAATGCCCCAATTGTAACTAATAATGAAATAACAACTGTTGTTGAAGATAATTTAAGTGTACAAAGCTATGATTTAATTAATAAAGTTAAGGTGTTTCCTAATCCAACAAATAACAATATCTTTATAGAAGCTATTAAAGGAGTCGAAATTTATACTATAGAAGTGATAGATATTTCAGGAAAAGAATTATTGAGGCTTAAAAATGTAAATAATTGTAATTTATTGGGATTAACCTCAGGTATTTATTTCTTAAAAATTCAAACCAATAAAGGAGAGGTTAATAAAAAGATAATAAAGAAATAG
- a CDS encoding DUF2059 domain-containing protein: MKKIFTLICFLVVANTGFAQVDAYSEDVKKCIKSNGTIAYYENVVDQMFTMLQDQFKSQDVPAEVWTEVKSKKTDAMDELAQMIVSAYRAHFTHEDVKKMNALYATKAGQNMFKPDALSEGDKVVLKEFYASETGQKIVNSQDSMNASMSNISEMWSKDLYQAVISKLSEKGYNL, from the coding sequence ATGAAAAAAATATTCACTCTTATTTGCTTTTTGGTAGTAGCAAATACAGGTTTTGCGCAAGTAGATGCCTACAGCGAAGATGTAAAAAAATGTATAAAAAGTAATGGTACCATTGCGTACTATGAAAATGTTGTAGACCAAATGTTTACGATGCTTCAAGATCAATTTAAATCACAAGATGTACCTGCTGAAGTTTGGACAGAAGTAAAAAGTAAAAAAACAGATGCAATGGATGAACTGGCTCAAATGATTGTCTCTGCTTATCGTGCACATTTTACCCATGAAGATGTAAAAAAAATGAATGCTTTATACGCAACTAAAGCTGGTCAAAACATGTTTAAACCAGATGCATTATCAGAAGGTGATAAAGTTGTCTTAAAAGAATTTTATGCTAGCGAAACAGGACAGAAAATAGTTAACTCACAAGATTCTATGAATGCGTCTATGAGTAATATTTCTGAAATGTGGAGCAAAGATTTATACCAAGCTGTAATTTCTAAATTATCAGAGAAAGGTTATAATCTTTAA